In the Topomyia yanbarensis strain Yona2022 chromosome 3, ASM3024719v1, whole genome shotgun sequence genome, one interval contains:
- the LOC131687022 gene encoding uncharacterized protein LOC131687022, giving the protein MIALLETRPDVAKGFSKGNVAPFWSTLATELNSMGPPIKDSIGWKKVWFDYKSNLKKKLAHNVKELRATGGGPNKLIELSDLEEQAVCLTGLRATVEGVQHAISFGTPSCEFREDDHTIDASGQSNETLDVISDLNNRIADSDDDVIRSLPKPKKSKRTAIDLLEEQINEQKKHHQTVVSTLTAINNRMDDFGYNVRRIYKTLSSIDEFKKSELEEQRRHNAAVEKSLKDKLQLKQQIIEMQLAYINDT; this is encoded by the exons ATGATAGCGCTTCTGGAGACAAGGCCGGATGTGGCAAAAGGATTCTCCAAAGGGAATGTGGCTCCTTTCTGGAGTACTCTTGCGACTGAGTTAAACAGTATGGGACCGCCTATTAAAGATTCAATAGGCTGGAAAAAG GTATGGTTTGATTACAAATcaaatcttaagaaaaaactCGCGCACAATGTCAAGGAGTTGCGGGCTACTGGCGGCGGACCAAACAAACTGATTGAGTTGTCGGACTTAGAAGAACAAGCAGTTTGTTTGACTGGACTACGAGCAACTGTTGAAGGTGTACAGCATGCAATCTCGTTTGGTACACCGTCATGCGAATTTCGGGAAGATGATCACACAATAGATGCATCTGGACAGAGCAACGAGACACTTGATGTGATCAGCGACTTGAACAATCGCATCGCTGATTCGGACGATGATGTCATCCGGAGTCTTCCAAAACCCAAGAAATCCAAAAGAACAGCGATCGATCTGCTCGAAGAACAGatcaatgaacaaaaaaaacaccaccAAACCGTGGTATCTACTTTGACAGCGATCAATAACAGAATGGATGATTTCGGATACAATGTCAGAAGAATATACAAAACTTTAAGCAGCATCGATGAATTCAAAAAGTCAGAACTGGAAGAACAACGACGTCACAATGCCGCTgttgaaaaatcattaaaagatAAGCTGCAACTAAAACAGCAAATCATTGAGATGCAATTGGCCTACATTAATGATACTTAA
- the LOC131689432 gene encoding uncharacterized protein LOC131689432 has translation MLRNPQSCSATTLLVMSLISLISVFSYVLLLVLFGTVSFRIYKNVLQAVQKTFEGHLFKEYLDFDLTLSQEKVQQLTTVAVAHANALLSELRLLFLVEDVIDSIKFGTNYMLYHCWMDSPEIWHVYNLPSGATFASAELQYSREVLYRTADPNGYGTVQAVDTCDPANRDKHQCRSVLVIVSRFNAESFRRAIFY, from the exons ATGTTAAGGAATCCGCAATCGTGTTCGGCAACAACCCTGCTCGTCATGTCGCTAATTTCGTTGATCAGCGTTTTCTCGTACGTTTTGCTGCTGGTCCTGTTCGGAACCGTTTCGTTCCGAATCTACAAGAACGTGCTTCAGGCCGTACAAAAGACCTTCGAAGGACACCTGTTCAAAGAATACCTGGACTTTGATTTGACCCTATCGCAGGAGAAAGTACAGCAGCTGACCACGGTTGCTGTAGCGCATGCCAACGCCCTGCTGTCGGAGTTACGCCTTCTGTTCCTGGTGGAAGATGTAATCGATTCTATCAAGTTTG GAACAAACTATATGCTCTACCATTGCTGGATGGATTCCCCGGAGATTTGGCACGTTTATAACCTGCCTTCCGGGGCCACCTTTGCATCTGCTGAACTCCAATATTCCCGTGAAGTGCTTTACCGAACAGCAGACCCAAATGGATATGGAACTGTTCAAGCGGTTGATACGTGTGATCCGGCTAACAGGGACAAGCACCAGTGTAGATCAGTACTCGTCATCGTTAGCCGGTTCAATGCGGAATCCTTCCGG CGAGCTATTTTTTACTAG
- the LOC131689430 gene encoding myosin-4 isoform X2, with product MTDAIEEMFSGDSEEDIETVKNMIEKIKLEIMAYGEEEYDSYDPESQQKVEFNIQINRVTLILQEMAETLEVLFCLPVICRDQKLMQRYFNVSEQDTLRVLCKYNRSKDDGSAVPTVVNMDDFNFHSTKFSELVEMVSNKDLHKAVVGHVKNLPTIYRKFLSNMREFRKFTITKMKMTAQKDLAKEKILHRMWQTNERNIKEIARIERVLEEKKGSFQLEIDEKTAIIEKYKAEIKQLEERNRKQINAYINNSDVQLFHYFESSDKRYEDLMQEANRKTLQYQSTLEEDLREEKENRLKKAKLTQQLKLLLNRYDKDAGERTKELKALAATLREDQDQFDHWKRTVFDPQEKKYYDAIEEMRLDELRAQQELVNAFMQTRAAKILQRAWRAVAERKRKMRGRRGGRRGKRKK from the exons ATGACCGACGCCATTGAAGAGATGTTTTCCGGCGATTCTGAAGAGGACATCGAAACGGTTAAGAACATGATCGAAAAAATTAAACTCGAGATTATGGCATACGGCGAAGAGGAGTACGATTCGTACGATCCGGAAAGTCAGCAGAAGGTAGAGTTCAACATCCAGATCAACCGGGTGACACTGATTTTGCAGGAAATGGCGGAAACGTTAGAAGTTTTGTTCTGCCTCCCGGTGATCTGCAGAGACCAGAAGCTGATGCAAAGATACTTCAACGTTAGCGAGCAGGATACTCTGCGGGTGCTGTGTAAATATAATCGCTCGAAGGATGACGGTAGCGCTGTGCCGACCGTTGTGAAC ATGGATGACTTTAACTTTCATTCAACCAAATTCAGTGAGTTGGTAGAAATGGTCTCCAATAAGGACCTTCACAAAGCTGTCGTTGGTCACGTCAAAAAT CTTCCTACGATATATCGTAAATTTTTGTCCAACATGCGTGAGTTTCGCAAATTTACTATTACAAAAATGAAAATGACTGCCCAGAAAGATTTGGCCAAGGAGAAAATCCTGCACCGGATGTGGCAAACGAACGAGCGTAATATTAAGGAGATCGCTCGAATCGAACGAGTACTGGAAGAGAAGAAAGGTTCTTTTCAGTTGGAAATCGACGAGAAAACCGCCATCATTGAGAAATACAAAGCGGAAATCAAACAGTTGGAAGAGCGGAACAGGAAGCAAATTAACGCATACAT CAACAACTCCGATGTGCAACTGTTTCACTATTTCGAGAGCAGTGACAAGCGGTACGAGGATCTAATGCAAGAAGCTAATCGCAAAACGTTACAATACCAAAGTACTCTTGAGGAAGATTTGCGTGAAGAGAAGGAGAATCGACTGAAGAAAGCGAAGCTAACTCAGCAACTCAAACTGCTGCTCAACAGATACGATAAGGATGCTGGCGAACGAACAAAGGAACTGAAAGCGCTGGCGGCCACATTGCGCGAGGATCAGGATCAATTTGACCACTGGAAGCGGACCGTTTTCGATCCTCAGGAGAAAAA ATACTATGATGCCATCGAGGAAATGCGACTGGATGAACTTCGAGCTCAACAGGAGCTAGTGAATGCTTTCATGCAGACACGGGCAGCCAAGATACTTCAGCGTGCCTGGCGTGCTGTGGCGGAGAGGAAGCGCAAAATGCGTGGTCGCCGCGGTGGACGACGTGGCAAGCGCAAAAAGTAA
- the LOC131689430 gene encoding myosin-4 isoform X1: MTDAIEEMFSGDSEEDIETVKNMIEKIKLEIMAYGEEEYDSYDPESQQKVEFNIQINRVTLILQEMAETLEVLFCLPVICRDQKLMQRYFNVSEQDTLRVLCKYNRSKDDGSAVPTVVNMDDFNFHSTKFSELVEMVSNKDLHKAVVGHVKNLPTIYRKFLSNMREFRKFTITKMKMTAQKDLAKEKILHRMWQTNERNIKEIARIERVLEEKKGSFQLEIDEKTAIIEKYKAEIKQLEERNRKQINAYINNSDVQLFHYFESSDKRYEDLMQEANRKTLQYQSTLEEDLREEKENRLKKAKLTQQLKLLLNRYDKDAGERTKELKALAATLREDQDQFDHWKRTVFDPQEKKYYDAIEEMRLDELRAQQELVNAFMQTRAAKILQRAWRAVAERKRKMRGRRGGRRGKRKKK, from the exons ATGACCGACGCCATTGAAGAGATGTTTTCCGGCGATTCTGAAGAGGACATCGAAACGGTTAAGAACATGATCGAAAAAATTAAACTCGAGATTATGGCATACGGCGAAGAGGAGTACGATTCGTACGATCCGGAAAGTCAGCAGAAGGTAGAGTTCAACATCCAGATCAACCGGGTGACACTGATTTTGCAGGAAATGGCGGAAACGTTAGAAGTTTTGTTCTGCCTCCCGGTGATCTGCAGAGACCAGAAGCTGATGCAAAGATACTTCAACGTTAGCGAGCAGGATACTCTGCGGGTGCTGTGTAAATATAATCGCTCGAAGGATGACGGTAGCGCTGTGCCGACCGTTGTGAAC ATGGATGACTTTAACTTTCATTCAACCAAATTCAGTGAGTTGGTAGAAATGGTCTCCAATAAGGACCTTCACAAAGCTGTCGTTGGTCACGTCAAAAAT CTTCCTACGATATATCGTAAATTTTTGTCCAACATGCGTGAGTTTCGCAAATTTACTATTACAAAAATGAAAATGACTGCCCAGAAAGATTTGGCCAAGGAGAAAATCCTGCACCGGATGTGGCAAACGAACGAGCGTAATATTAAGGAGATCGCTCGAATCGAACGAGTACTGGAAGAGAAGAAAGGTTCTTTTCAGTTGGAAATCGACGAGAAAACCGCCATCATTGAGAAATACAAAGCGGAAATCAAACAGTTGGAAGAGCGGAACAGGAAGCAAATTAACGCATACAT CAACAACTCCGATGTGCAACTGTTTCACTATTTCGAGAGCAGTGACAAGCGGTACGAGGATCTAATGCAAGAAGCTAATCGCAAAACGTTACAATACCAAAGTACTCTTGAGGAAGATTTGCGTGAAGAGAAGGAGAATCGACTGAAGAAAGCGAAGCTAACTCAGCAACTCAAACTGCTGCTCAACAGATACGATAAGGATGCTGGCGAACGAACAAAGGAACTGAAAGCGCTGGCGGCCACATTGCGCGAGGATCAGGATCAATTTGACCACTGGAAGCGGACCGTTTTCGATCCTCAGGAGAAAAA ATACTATGATGCCATCGAGGAAATGCGACTGGATGAACTTCGAGCTCAACAGGAGCTAGTGAATGCTTTCATGCAGACACGGGCAGCCAAGATACTTCAGCGTGCCTGGCGTGCTGTGGCGGAGAGGAAGCGCAAAATGCGTGGTCGCCGCGGTGGACGACGTGGCAAGCGCAAAAA GAAATAA
- the LOC131689428 gene encoding dynein regulatory complex subunit 2 isoform X2, with the protein MCKECIENKNGIIRRLLCDLDESEEIYATMLHAHMEKIEKITNIHNDRLQFLTKLYEIEKKEIIGNYDQEIANYKSKKFGLQKELECVFYGLAERSRLERKQAEEEHMLKKDELKNSMILKLEIITKERERHMEKLWKEFQKVLSTYLRNTEEYRNEYSKLRDQDANDTKNIQNHYAEVARLGDLIANLRQKLVTIKDEHQFNLKQLHKSKVELQDRVRNIKQEMEIGLKMDEDRLKQLAVCSNGIIRYLQNLLKRGNAILQTATFCKKFETENESLLPFVHSAVKRQMFEVDEDELKEPTTDFEVFKKDTFGIAKKFENFWMRYNKARIDCACLQEEKQQLQEENERLKNQLKEYLITVNINNGGSLESNETLLAKRPSSMKVEKVMHIDLKNKAVRYNKSGQRRPVTCIEGNLSNAIRNDRLLEIRSKPIELYSLIHQST; encoded by the exons atgtgcaAAGAGTGCATCGAGAACAAGAACGGCATCATCCGGCGGTTGCTGTGCGATCTGGACGAATCGGAAGAAATTTATGCAACCATGCTGCACGCTCACATGGAAAAGATCGAAAAAATTACGAACATACACAACGATCGGTTGCAGTTTCTGACTAAGCTGTACGAGATCGAGAAGAAAGAGATTATAGGGAACTACGACCAGGAGATTGCAAACTACAAAAGTAAGAAGTTTGGTTTACAGAAGGAATTGGAATGTGTGTTCTACGGGTTAGCGGAGCGATCGagacttgaaagaaaacaagcAGAGGAGGAGCACATGCTGAAAAAGGACGAACTAAAAAATTCG ATGATTCTCAAACTGGAGATAATTACCAAGGAACGGGAACGGCACATGGAAAAGCTATGGAAAGAGTTCCAAAAGGTGCTGAGCACGTATCTTCGCAACACCGAAGAGTACCGCAACGAGTACAGTAAGCTGCGCGATCAGGACGCCAATGATACGAAAAATATTCAGAACCACTACGCTGAGGTCGCTCGGCTAGGTGACCTGATAGCCAACCTGCGTCAGAAATTGGTCACCATCAAGGATGAGCATCAGTTTAATTTGAAGCAGCTGCACAAGTCGAAAGTAGAACTGCAAGATCGAGTTAGGAACATTAAACAGGAAATGGAAATTGGGTTGAAAATGGACGAGGATAGACTGAAACAACTAGCGGTTTGTAGCAACGGAATCATCAGATACCTGCAGAATTTGCTGAAGCGAGGCAATGCTATTCTGCAAACAGCAACTTTCTGTAAAAAGTTTGAAACCGAAAATGAAAGTTTGCTACCGTTTGTTCATAGTGCAGTTAAGCGGCAGATGTTTGAGGTAGATGAAGATGAGCTTAAGGAACCAACAACTGATTTTGAGGTGTTCAAAAAGGACACCTTTGGCATCGCGAAAAAGTTCGAAAACTTTTGGATGAGGTATAACAAAGCCAGAATAGATTGCGCTTGCTTGCAGGAGGAAAAACAGCAATTACAAGAGGAAAACGAACGACTAAAGAATCAGCTGAAGGAGTATTTGATTACAGTCAACATTAATAATGGTGGCTCATTGGAATCCAATGAAACATTGTTGGCTAAAAGACCTAGCTCAATGAAGGTCGAGAAGGTGATGCATATCGATTTGAAAAATAAAGCCGTTAGATACAATAAAAGCGGCCAACGTAGACCAGTCACTTGCATAGAGGGTAATTTGAGCAATGCCATACGAAATGATAGGCTGTTGGAAATCCGAAGCAAACCGATAGAGTTATACTCGCTGATTCATCAGTCAACGTAA
- the LOC131691659 gene encoding histone H2A: MSGRGKGGKVKGKAKSRSNRAGLQFPVGRIHRLLRKGNYAERVGAGAPVYLAAVMEYLAAEVLELAGNAARDNKKTRIIPRHLQLAIRNDEELNKLLSGVTIAQGGVLPNIQAVLLPKKTEKKA, from the coding sequence ATGTCTGGACGTGGTAAAGGAGGCAAAGTTAAGGGAAAGGCAAAGTCCCGCTCGAATCGCGCCGGTCTGCAGTTTCCCGTGGGTCGAATTCACCGTCTGCTGAGGAAAGGAAATTATGCTGAACGTGTCGGAGCCGGAGCGCCCGTCTATCTGGCAGCTGTGATGGAATACCTCGCTGCTGAAGTGTTGGAATTGGCAGGCaatgctgcccgtgacaacaagaaaaccagaaTTATCCCACGTCAtctgcagctggccattcgCAACGACGAGGAattgaacaaactgctctccggagTGACCATTGCGCAGGGCGGTGTGTTGCCGAACATCCAAGCCGTACTGTTGcccaagaagaccgaaaagaagGCATAA
- the LOC131690921 gene encoding histone H2B-like — translation MAPKASGKAVKKSGKAQKNIVKGDKKKRKQRRKESYAIYIYKVLKQVHPDTGVSSKAMSIMNSFVNDIFERIANEASRLAHYNKRSTITSREIQTAVRLLLPGELAKHAVSEGTKAVTKYTSSK, via the coding sequence ATGGCACCGAAAGCCAGTGGAAAGGCCGTTAAGAAATCTGGCAAGGCGCAGAAGAACATTGTGAAAGGTGACAAAAAGAAGCGGAAGCAACGCCGCAAGGAAAGTTATGCCatctacatctacaaggtgCTAAAGCAGGTCCACCCGGACACCGGAGTTTCGTCGAAGGCCATGAGCATCATGAACAGTTTTGTTAATGACATTTTCGAACGCATTGCAAACGAGGCCTCCCGCCTGGCTCATTATAATAAGCGTTCGACGATAACGTCCCGTGAAAtccaaaccgccgtccgtttgctgctgccaGGAGAGTTGGCCAAACACGCCGTCTCGGAAGGCACAAAAGCCGTTACCAagtacaccagctccaagtaa
- the LOC131689428 gene encoding dynein regulatory complex subunit 2 isoform X1, with translation MGRKKGGAKNKLAKMSEEERARYLQHRADMEEEARRRKQQLIATFMKNKLKREDAFSRLNLAKINQEWRTILRNIKCKELRNEIELVEKMCKECIENKNGIIRRLLCDLDESEEIYATMLHAHMEKIEKITNIHNDRLQFLTKLYEIEKKEIIGNYDQEIANYKSKKFGLQKELECVFYGLAERSRLERKQAEEEHMLKKDELKNSMILKLEIITKERERHMEKLWKEFQKVLSTYLRNTEEYRNEYSKLRDQDANDTKNIQNHYAEVARLGDLIANLRQKLVTIKDEHQFNLKQLHKSKVELQDRVRNIKQEMEIGLKMDEDRLKQLAVCSNGIIRYLQNLLKRGNAILQTATFCKKFETENESLLPFVHSAVKRQMFEVDEDELKEPTTDFEVFKKDTFGIAKKFENFWMRYNKARIDCACLQEEKQQLQEENERLKNQLKEYLITVNINNGGSLESNETLLAKRPSSMKVEKVMHIDLKNKAVRYNKSGQRRPVTCIEGNLSNAIRNDRLLEIRSKPIELYSLIHQST, from the exons atgggcAGGAAAAAAGGTGGtgcaaaaaataaattggcTAAAATGTCCGAGGAAGAACGGGCACGGTACCTTCAGCATCGAGCAGACATGGAGGAGGAAGCTCGCCGTCGGAAGCAGCAGCTAATTGCCACGTTCATGAAG AATAAACTAAAACGCGAGGATGCCTTCTCGCGGCTCAATCTGGCAAAGATCAACCAGGAATGGCGTACCATTCTGCGCAACATCAAGTGCAAGGAGCTGCGCAACGAGATCGAActggtggaaaaaatgtgcaAAGAGTGCATCGAGAACAAGAACGGCATCATCCGGCGGTTGCTGTGCGATCTGGACGAATCGGAAGAAATTTATGCAACCATGCTGCACGCTCACATGGAAAAGATCGAAAAAATTACGAACATACACAACGATCGGTTGCAGTTTCTGACTAAGCTGTACGAGATCGAGAAGAAAGAGATTATAGGGAACTACGACCAGGAGATTGCAAACTACAAAAGTAAGAAGTTTGGTTTACAGAAGGAATTGGAATGTGTGTTCTACGGGTTAGCGGAGCGATCGagacttgaaagaaaacaagcAGAGGAGGAGCACATGCTGAAAAAGGACGAACTAAAAAATTCG ATGATTCTCAAACTGGAGATAATTACCAAGGAACGGGAACGGCACATGGAAAAGCTATGGAAAGAGTTCCAAAAGGTGCTGAGCACGTATCTTCGCAACACCGAAGAGTACCGCAACGAGTACAGTAAGCTGCGCGATCAGGACGCCAATGATACGAAAAATATTCAGAACCACTACGCTGAGGTCGCTCGGCTAGGTGACCTGATAGCCAACCTGCGTCAGAAATTGGTCACCATCAAGGATGAGCATCAGTTTAATTTGAAGCAGCTGCACAAGTCGAAAGTAGAACTGCAAGATCGAGTTAGGAACATTAAACAGGAAATGGAAATTGGGTTGAAAATGGACGAGGATAGACTGAAACAACTAGCGGTTTGTAGCAACGGAATCATCAGATACCTGCAGAATTTGCTGAAGCGAGGCAATGCTATTCTGCAAACAGCAACTTTCTGTAAAAAGTTTGAAACCGAAAATGAAAGTTTGCTACCGTTTGTTCATAGTGCAGTTAAGCGGCAGATGTTTGAGGTAGATGAAGATGAGCTTAAGGAACCAACAACTGATTTTGAGGTGTTCAAAAAGGACACCTTTGGCATCGCGAAAAAGTTCGAAAACTTTTGGATGAGGTATAACAAAGCCAGAATAGATTGCGCTTGCTTGCAGGAGGAAAAACAGCAATTACAAGAGGAAAACGAACGACTAAAGAATCAGCTGAAGGAGTATTTGATTACAGTCAACATTAATAATGGTGGCTCATTGGAATCCAATGAAACATTGTTGGCTAAAAGACCTAGCTCAATGAAGGTCGAGAAGGTGATGCATATCGATTTGAAAAATAAAGCCGTTAGATACAATAAAAGCGGCCAACGTAGACCAGTCACTTGCATAGAGGGTAATTTGAGCAATGCCATACGAAATGATAGGCTGTTGGAAATCCGAAGCAAACCGATAGAGTTATACTCGCTGATTCATCAGTCAACGTAA
- the LOC131689431 gene encoding general odorant-binding protein 71: MRTLRFVSVSFLVVLLCILQKTSALKCRTEDGPTSDEVRKVIRTCMKRISTESENKTTNSDEYEDYDSSSSEMDSGEQDQKDGGKRDDGKQKSGSNQKGNGNGRNGDDGGRNAGRNRDDNRNADRSPGQSGRSRDSDYGYGMGRRNNDGMNQRGRYKRQYYDDDPQGRYGNNYQQTDRYNRERNGFMNSNGNNSSNNASGSLERDRACLMQCFFQEMKMTNNEGFPDKHKVLHVVTKDLRDSELRDFYTDSIQECFHMISMDNKLKDKCDYALKFVTCLADRGQANCNDWENETIMF, translated from the coding sequence ATGAGAACCCTTCGGTTTGTGTCGGTTTCGTTCCTAGTCGTTCTGCTGTGTATTTTGCAGAAAACTTCAGCTTTAAAATGCCGTACCGAAGATGGACCGACCAGCGACGAGGTTCGAAAAGTTATACGGACCTGTATGAAACGCATTTCGACCGAGTCAGAAAATAAGACTACCAACAGTGATGAGTACGAGGACTACGACTCTTCCTCTTCGGAAATGGACAGCGGAGAACAGGATCAGAAAGATGGCGGCAAACGCGACGATGGTAAACAAAAGAGCGGATCTAATCAGAAAGGAAATGGAAATGGTAGAAACGGTGATGATGGAGGACGTAATGCCGGAAGAAATAGAGATGATAACAGAAATGCTGATCGTAGTCCTGGTCAAAGTGGGAGAAGTCGAGATTCGGACTACGGATATGGTATGGGCAGAAGAAATAATGATGGAATGAATCAAAGAGGCCGATACAAGAGACAGTACTATGACGATGATCCGCAGGGTCGTTATGGCAACAATTATCAGCAAACCGATCGCTACAACCGCGAACGAAACGGGTTTATGAATTCCAATGGGAATAATTCGTCGAATAATGCTAGTGGCAGTTTAGAGCGTGATCGTGCCTGTCTGATGCAATGCTTTTTCCAAGAAATGAAAATGACCAACAATGAGGGATTTCCGGACAAGCACAAAGTTCTTCACGTGGTTACCAAGGATTTAAGAGACTCCGAGTTAAGGGATTTTTACACCGATTCAATACAGGAATGTTTTCACATGATTAGCATGGATAACAAGTTGAAGGATAAGTGCGATTATGCTTTGAAGTTTGTTACCTGCCTGGCTGATAGAGGTCAAGCCAACTGCAACGATTGGGAAAACGAAACGATCATgttctaa